Proteins encoded together in one Monomorium pharaonis isolate MP-MQ-018 chromosome 8, ASM1337386v2, whole genome shotgun sequence window:
- the LOC105827889 gene encoding dnaJ homolog subfamily C member 2, whose amino-acid sequence MTDGTGNEDTTAFNSISDPSKANAGTAGPVVLYSTAQAWRAQFHRSLTRASVSESSDEEEEEEDLSQYQFEDDLEYLRSLDPRDWKDQDHYAVLGLKDLRHRATEDLIKRAYKLKILKHHPDKRKAMGEEIRPDDDYFTCITRAWETLGNQVKRRSYDSIDPYFNDSLPDEKDCRNNFYEVLGKAFKENSRWSVKKPVPRLGGPFMPREKVEQFYSFWYDFDSWREYSYLDEEDKESGQDRDMRKWIEKKNKATRAKRKKEEMARIRTLVDMAYNIDPRIKKFQQEDKEKKNAAKRAKQEAAKARQQEEERIARNAAEKERLEREKRESEERAKQDALKQEREMQKKALRKERKAFRDFCKANDYFAESSEESLRHMESVEKICELFKLVQLEKAMKNLQTNGRTAFLNIVEETERRIEAERRVNVINNDAKNTPDKQIKTCTAPWSETDLQLLIKAVNLFPAGTNQRWEVVANFINQHSNSTSGVTRDAKEVLAKAKSLQSTDFSKSSLKEQANKKAFDNFIAEKKSKEAIEERMPAVTERLDHPIANGVAVESKEAKKELAPWTPNEQKLLEQALKTYPTTVPDRWDQIAACIPTRTKKECMKRYKELVELVKAKKAAQMTK is encoded by the exons ATGACTGACGGCACCGGGAATGAGGATACCACGGCATTCAATTCCATATCCG ATCCAAGTAAGGCCAACGCCGGTACAGCGGGTCCAGTAGTTTTATATTCGACCGCACAGGCATGGCGAGCTCAGTTTCATCGCAGTCTCACACGCGCCAGTGTCTCGGAATCGTcggacgaggaggaggaggaggaggatctATCCCAGTATCAATTCGAGGATGACCTCGAGTACCTCAGGTCACTAGATCCGAGAGACTGGAAGGATCAGGATCACTATGCCGTTTTAGGCTTGAAGGATCTCAGACATCGGGCGACTGAAGATCTCATTAAAAGAGCTT ACAAGCTTAAGATATTGAAACATCATCCTGATAAGCGCAAGGCGATGGGGGAGGAAATCCGACCAGATGACGActattttacatgtataacCCGTGCCTGGGAGACCCTCGGGAATCAGGTAAAGAGGCGAAGCTACGACAGTATAGATCCTTATTTTAATGACAGTTTACCGGATGAAAAAGACTGTCGGAACAATTTTTACGAAGTACTGGGTAAAGCATTCAAAGAGAACTCACGATGGTCCGTAAAGAAACCCGTGCCACGATTGGGTGGACCCTTTATGCCACGAGAGAAAGTAGAACAGTTCTACTCGTTCTGGTATGACTTTGATTCCTGGCGCGAGTACTCATACCTCGACGAGGAAGACAAGGAAAGTGGTCAAGA CCGGGACATGCGCAAATGGATCGAGAAGAAGAACAAAGCCACGAGAGCGAAACGGAAAAAAGAGGAGATGGCGCGAATACGTACTTTAGTAGATATGGCTTACAATATAGATCCTAGAATAAAGAAATTCCAACAAGAAGACAAGGAGAAGAAAAACGCTGCAAAAAGGGCGAAGCAAGAGGCAGCGAAAGCTAGGCAACaggaagaagagagaataGCGCGAAACGCAgcggagaaagaaagattggagagagagaagagagaatcTGAGGAAAGGGCGAAGCAAGATGCGCTGAAGCAGGAGCGAGAGATGCAAAAAAAGGCGTTGCGCAAAGAAAGGAAGGCGTTCAGAGATTTTTGCAAGGCAAACGATTACTTTGCTGAAAGTTCGGAAGAGAGCCTCCGACACATGGAGAGCGTTGAAAAGATCTGTGAACTGTTCAAGCTCGTGCAGCTCGAAAAGGCGATGAAGAATCTTCAGACTAATGGTAGAACCGCATTTTTGAACATTGTTGAAGAAACTGAACGAAGAATTGAGGCGGAACGCCGtgtaaatgtgataaataacGATGCAAAAAACACCCCCGATAAGCAGATTAAGACTTGTACTGCACCATGGAGCGAGACCGACTTGCAACTATTGATAAAAGCAGTCAATTTGTTTCCCGCCGGTACCAATCAACGTTGGGAAGTAGTAGCGAATTTCATCAATCAACATAGTAATAGTACCAGTGGAGTCACCCGCGACGCCAAAGAAGTCCTGGCAAAAGCCAAGAGTCTCCAATCAACCGACTTTAGTAAATCGAGTTTAAAAGAACAGGCTAACAAGAAAGCCTTCGACAACTTTATTGCCGAGAAAAAGAGCAAGGAAGCTATCGAGGAAAGAATGCCAGCCGTTACGGAACGTCTAGATCATCCAATCGCGAATGGTGTCGCTGTTGAATCCAAAGAGGCAAAAAAGGAATTGGCGCCATGGACACCAAATGAACAAAAACTCTTGGAACAAGCACTGAAAACGTACCCCACAACGGTCCCAGATAGGTGGGACCAGATTGCTGCATGTATACCTACTAGAACGAAAAAAGAATGCATGAAGAGATACAAG GAACTGGTCGAGCTCGTCAAAGCGAAGAAAGCGGCGCAGATgacgaaataa
- the LOC105827890 gene encoding rab11 family-interacting protein 2: MWSPTHVQVTVQRAKDLLTKGKHKTNDCFVTIALGKEKYQTSVKEKATKDVEWHEECELLIPEQGNTAEIILTALHRNFLGVDEFLGTVNIPLSSFDVYERPRNRWYALNSKPGKENTKERGELEVKIGFIVKAGSLTDLSKKERHKSSLGQLSTAAQSIGGSLLSIGSLEKRKGLKKLAKSIGNKVKGKSKNRLDGNNLDEREEREFKITRQEPGEADPGVISEDEDEFTFDDLSHKSSASSLNAPVHSGVNNGNANGISNGSQSNVFSEVHTPPVPINTVPSKPPRFAMSASTTNLSKVDNLTKDDEWGLKLYGKQASSVPKRWESKPKIVVDEPQDNKRDVSPIRSSSPITSRLKDLPEPPSPAPREILHPRNKNDKLTASKEKLTKEEKLRDKKDDPRNLTKEKKDKKKENKFKDSNDENHLSSERIIIGGEDAVKNAANAKSRLPHEVLNQFEGKSREDLIELALQLQTQVTEKNKRLTDLEDYIDALLLRVIECSPRLLQNPYQRRLSSPGNQ, from the exons ATGTGGAGCCCGACGCACGTTCAGGTGACAG TTCAGAGAGCCAAGGATTTGCTGACTAAAGGAAAACACA AGACCAATGATTGCTTCGTGACGATCGCACTCGGCAAGGAAAAATATCAGACGTCGGTGAAAGAAAAGGCTACCAAGGACGTGGAATGGCACGAGGAATGCGAATTGCTGATCCCGGAGCAGGGAAACACCGCGGAAATCATCCTCACCGCCCTGCACCGCAACTTCCTGGGTGTCGACGAGTTCCTCGGCACCGTCAACATACCGCTCTCCAGCTTCGATGTGTACGAGAGGCCTAGGAACCGATG GTACGCCCTTAACAGCAAACCAGGCAAAGAGAACACGAAGGAGAGAGGCGAGCTCGAGGTGAAGATCGGTTTTATCGTAAAAGCTGGAAGTCTGACCGACCTAAGTAAGAAGGAACGTCACAAAAGCTCCTTGGGACAATTGTCTACAGCTGCACAGTCGATCGGCGGCAGTTTGCTTAGTATCGGCAGTCTTGAGAAGCGCAAGGGCCTCAAGAAATTAGCCAAGTCAATCGGGAACAAAGTCAAAGGCAAGAGCAAAAATCGACTCGATGGAAACAATCTGGATGAGAGGGAAGAGCGCGAATTCAAAATTACGCGACAGGAACCGGGTGAAGCTGATCCCGGAGTTATCAGCGAGGATGAAGATGAATTTACG TTCGATGATTTGTCTCACAAAAGCTCGGCCTCGTCTCTGAACGCACCCGTGCACTCGGGTGTTAACAATGGTAATGCCAATGGCATCTCGAATGGCTCGCAGAGCAATGTCTTCAGCGAGGTACACACACCTCCGGTGCCAATTAACACCGTGCCAAGTAAACCGCCACGATTTGCTATGAGCGCGTCCACTACGAATCTGTCAAAGGTCGACAATTTGACGAAGGATGACGAATGGGGCTTGAAACTCTATGGCAAGCAAGCGAGCAGCGTACCTAAAAG ATGGGAAAGCAAGCCTAAAATAGTGGTAGACGAGCCACAGGATAACAAGCGCGATGTATCACCTATTCGTTCGTCATCACCGATCACATCGAGGTTAAAAGATCTTCCGGAGCCGCCCAGTCCGGCACCGAGAGAAATTCTTCATCCGAGAAACAAGAATGATAAACTCACCGCGAGTAAAGAGAAGCTcacaaaagaagaaaaactgAGGGATAAGAAGGACGATCCACGAAATCTCACGAAGGAGAAGAAGgataagaaaaaggaaaacaaaTTCAAAGACTCCAATGACGAGAATCATCTGTCTTCCGAAAGGATCATCATCGGCGGCGAGGATGCCGTTAAGAATGCCGCGAATGCCAAGAGTCGCTTGCCACATGAGGTCCTTAACCAGTTCGAGGGAAAATCAAGAGAA GATCTAATAGAACTGGCGTTACAACTGCAGACACAAGTCACGGAGAAAAACAAGAGACTCACCGATTTGGAGGATTATATCGATGCATTGCTATTACGTGTAATTGAATGTTCTCCGCGATTACTTCAGAATCCGTATCAAAGGCGATTGTCATCCCCCGGAAATCAATAA
- the LOC105834794 gene encoding Na(+)/H(+) exchange regulatory cofactor NHE-RF1 isoform X2 → MSSFKDDKVPCARLCHIVKWDDFNGYGFNLHAQKGKNGQFIGKVDEGSPSQAAGLRQGDRIIEVNEIDIANETHNQVVERIKAFANETKLLVVDQEADDYFRDNNIVIKGTMSNIKVIKTPERNPNSVEDRSDGSSVDENTQKSIGSNDTAHSGSTTVAQMMTGGKESNMRENGNGDVNHVHGTGNGSLGVGDGASNNSEPKSQGLNLTMSAKELREMLAQRKKYDPKKETIGFKDKFDIVQKL, encoded by the exons ATGTCCTCCTTCAAGGACGATAAGGTGCCGTGCGCCCGGCTCTGCCACATCGTCAAGTGGGACGATTTCAACGGTTACGGCTTCAATCTGCACGCGCAGAAGGGCAAGAACGGCCAGTTCATCGGCAAGGTGGACGAGGGCTCGCCGAGCCAGGCGGCCGGTCTGCGTCAGGGCGATCGAATAATCGAGGTTAACGAGATCGACATCGCGAACGAGACCCACAATCAGGTGGTCGAGCGCATCAAGGCGTTCGCCAACGAGACCAAGCTGCTGGTGGTCGACCAGGAGGCCGACGATTACTTCAGGGATAACAACATCGTTATCAAGGGCACCATGTCGAACATCAAGGTGATCAAGACGCCGGAGAGGAATCCCAACAGCGTGGAGGACCGTTCCGACGGCAGCTCTGTAGACGAG AACACGCAAAAGTCTATCGGCTCCAACGACACGGCGCACAGCGGCAGTACGACCGTTGCGCAAATGATGACCGGCGGCAAAGAGTCCAACATGCGGGAAAACGGCAACGGTGACGTGAACCACGTGCACGGCACGGGTAACGGCAGCCTGGGCGTCGGGGATGGTGCCTCGAACAACAGTGAGCCCAAATCTCAGGGTCTGAATCTGACGATGAGTGCGAAGGAGCTCAGAGAGATGCTGGCGCAGCGCAAAAAATACGACCCGAAGAAAGAGACGATCGGCTTCAAGGACAAATTCGATATCGTGCAGAAACTGTAG
- the LOC105834794 gene encoding uncharacterized protein LOC105834794 isoform X1: MSSFKDDKVPCARLCHIVKWDDFNGYGFNLHAQKGKNGQFIGKVDEGSPSQAAGLRQGDRIIEVNEIDIANETHNQVVERIKAFANETKLLVVDQEADDYFRDNNIVIKGTMSNIKVIKTPERNPNSVEDRSDGSSVDELAISSTTMDQRVEKFTLEEEFTQLLSGTLDRIPKPCGVIPLTGWNDEKLKKIADSVKLPESVQTMITHPGLLYNFYNFYFNGVLPNGANSRQVVYPIIGLLIKDTPDMAYNYFFPQEVYGKSSFFSLPELPKDTSKLFIPADCVETFGKKIQQLIRDYDVKSMSTENRTLLKLSGFLALLLFRGIAKDAPQLQRGVSKKLIKTHIHDLAEWPLIYDYAPPCKICVDYCALDLDKENGHSGMMMALILHYWKEASLDQKLSKRLVLSIEAALLTHIAGYGLGLVTLFNDALDILKINAEDLMNYTLTTKSTESWKILSKFLKDYCHECCPQKTYLWARLINIGYFTEMAVRYHPYLAGMFAGIIDSQQTTGSIKKAKWFQEKKFEANQGYEWGKAVVRKISQDGAKKQEKTFLAPVQRDFPPSAMAAEEGRFFGMDFMEFLEIE; encoded by the exons ATGTCCTCCTTCAAGGACGATAAGGTGCCGTGCGCCCGGCTCTGCCACATCGTCAAGTGGGACGATTTCAACGGTTACGGCTTCAATCTGCACGCGCAGAAGGGCAAGAACGGCCAGTTCATCGGCAAGGTGGACGAGGGCTCGCCGAGCCAGGCGGCCGGTCTGCGTCAGGGCGATCGAATAATCGAGGTTAACGAGATCGACATCGCGAACGAGACCCACAATCAGGTGGTCGAGCGCATCAAGGCGTTCGCCAACGAGACCAAGCTGCTGGTGGTCGACCAGGAGGCCGACGATTACTTCAGGGATAACAACATCGTTATCAAGGGCACCATGTCGAACATCAAGGTGATCAAGACGCCGGAGAGGAATCCCAACAGCGTGGAGGACCGTTCCGACGGCAGCTCTGTAGACGAG cTTGCGATTTCGTCGACAACAATGGATCAACGAGTGGAGAAATTTACACTAGAGGAGGAATTCACACAACTTTTGAGTGGAACACTGGACAGAATACCAAAACCCTGTGGAGTGATTCCACTCACTGGATGGAATgatgaaaaactaaaaaaaatagcagATTCAGTGAAACTGCCTGAGTCTGTTCAAACTATGATTACACATCCAGGACTCCTGtacaacttttataatttctacttTAATGGAGTATTACCTAACGGTGCAAATTCTCGTCAAGTAGTATATCCAATAATTGGATTACTAATAAAAGACACACCTGACATGGCGTATAACTACTTTTTCCCACAAGAAGTTTATGGAAAATCAAGCTTCTTTTCTCTCCCAGAACTTCCAAAAGATACCTCGAAACTCTTTATTCCTGCAGACTGTGTTGAAACATTTGGGAAGAAGATTCAACAACTAATAAGAGATTATGATGTGAAATCAATGAGTACAGAGAATAGAACATTACTTAAATTATCTGGATTTCTGGCTTTGCTATTGTTTAGAGGAATAGCAAAAGATGCACCACAGCTTCAGAGAGGAGTTAGCAAAAAGCTAATTAAGACTCACATTCACGATTTAGCAGAATGGCCGTTAATTTATGATTATGCTCCTCCTTGTAAAATCTGTGTAGATTATTGCGCACTTGACTTGGACAAGGAGAATGGTCATTCAGGAATGATGATGGCTTTGATTTTACACTATTGGAAAGAAGCCAGCCTTGATCAAAAATTATCGAAAAGATTGGTTCTTAGCATTGAAGCTGCTCTGCTAACTCATATTGCAGGATATGGATTAGGTTTGGTTACTTTATTTAATGACGCTTTGgatatacttaaaattaacGCTGAAGACTTAATGAATTACACCTTAACGACGAAATCCACAGAATCTTGGaagatattatcaaaatttctgAAAGATTATTGTCACGAATGTTGCCCTCAGAAAACATATCTCTGGGCAAGATTGATTAACATTGGATATTTCACTGAAATGGCAGTCAGATATCATCCTTATTTGGCAGGAATGTTTGCTGGAATAATTGATTCTCAACAGACAACTGGGTCAATAAAAAAAGCTAAATggtttcaagaaaaaaaatttgaagcgAATCAAGGATACGAATGGGGAAAAGCAGTAGTTCGCAAAATATCTCAAGATGGAGCCAAGAAGCAGGAAAAGACATTTTTAGCCCCTGTACAAAGAGATTTTCCCCCATCAGCTATGGCTGCAGAAGAGGGTCGATTTTTTGGAATGGATTTTATGGAGTTTCttgaaattgaataa